A genomic window from Sphingobacterium spiritivorum includes:
- a CDS encoding thioredoxin family protein, which produces MKALLLNILFLSCLVSAQAQTEQEINWLTFEQLSDSLDAQPKETLLFFYTDWCSYCHKMMKEGFQNPDIVRYINTHYYAVRFDAESTNSVNFDDQMLNNTSKHKVPGHFHEVALLFTPPGKKLIFPQLILLKNDFSIKKNTNKYLSSKELLKYVK; this is translated from the coding sequence ATGAAAGCATTACTTCTAAATATTTTATTCCTTTCTTGTTTGGTCAGCGCGCAGGCGCAGACCGAACAAGAAATTAACTGGCTTACTTTTGAACAACTTTCCGATTCCTTGGATGCTCAACCCAAAGAAACTTTGTTATTTTTCTACACGGATTGGTGTTCCTACTGCCATAAAATGATGAAAGAAGGATTTCAGAATCCTGACATTGTCCGTTACATTAATACACATTACTATGCTGTCAGATTTGACGCAGAAAGCACCAACTCTGTAAATTTCGACGACCAAATGCTTAATAATACTTCCAAACATAAAGTCCCCGGACATTTCCATGAAGTGGCTTTACTCTTCACTCCTCCCGGTAAAAAACTCATTTTTCCTCAGCTAATTCTTTTAAAAAATGATTTTTCCATCAAAAAAAACACAAACAAATACCTCAGCAGCAAAGAGTTATTAAAATATGTTAAATAA
- a CDS encoding FKBP-type peptidyl-prolyl cis-trans isomerase translates to MTAKSLGKLLIMGLATISLFASCIKDDDVFNDYEQYQKESVDIQNYIRTNFPTAKKDTTGIWFELIEEGEGENFQYKTETVSDPNTGQSVVRALAPTVTVKFTGKLLSGSVVQNNQTETGIAVSLAQQPASWQLAFLPYEISGVTTQIRGLTRNGLKTGSIIRFVTPSYYAYGNMTVGQVPANSPLDYTIEVIKMEYKDSK, encoded by the coding sequence ATGACTGCGAAAAGTTTAGGAAAATTACTGATCATGGGACTGGCTACAATAAGCCTGTTTGCGTCCTGTATCAAAGATGATGATGTCTTTAATGACTACGAACAATATCAAAAAGAATCAGTTGATATCCAGAATTATATAAGAACCAATTTCCCTACAGCTAAGAAAGATACAACCGGCATCTGGTTTGAATTGATTGAAGAGGGTGAAGGAGAAAATTTCCAGTATAAGACGGAAACTGTCTCGGACCCGAATACAGGCCAATCCGTCGTACGGGCACTTGCACCTACTGTTACCGTGAAATTTACCGGCAAACTATTGAGCGGGTCTGTGGTACAAAACAACCAGACAGAAACGGGTATTGCCGTTTCTCTTGCACAACAGCCTGCATCATGGCAATTGGCGTTTCTACCTTATGAAATAAGCGGAGTGACTACACAGATCAGGGGATTGACCCGCAACGGACTGAAAACCGGAAGCATTATCCGGTTTGTAACCCCATCTTATTATGCCTATGGTAACATGACCGTGGGTCAGGTACCGGCAAACTCACCTCTTGATTACACTATAGAAGTTATAAAAATGGAATATAAAGACAGTAAATAA
- a CDS encoding FKBP-type peptidyl-prolyl cis-trans isomerase, which translates to MRRIGYSILLMVISIIGFTSCMDDGDFFDPKKRFEEEKPIIKAYVTEKFPEAVYDSVTGIWYKVLESGTAGSYTYKVKDTANSKLIQANVRVKYSARLTNGVEIDKSVADTGTNMLVGANLNTGAKSVINAWLYAFFPKKIGEYNLNGLTVNGLQKGAKIRLVTPSLWAYGHQTVGKVPEDAPLDFTIEVLDIKD; encoded by the coding sequence ATGAGAAGAATAGGGTACAGTATCCTGTTAATGGTGATTTCCATTATCGGATTTACGTCCTGTATGGATGACGGTGATTTCTTTGATCCTAAAAAACGTTTTGAAGAAGAAAAACCTATTATCAAAGCGTATGTGACTGAAAAGTTTCCGGAAGCTGTCTATGACAGTGTAACAGGCATCTGGTATAAGGTACTGGAAAGCGGAACCGCAGGAAGTTATACCTATAAAGTCAAGGACACCGCAAATTCAAAACTTATACAGGCAAATGTCAGGGTGAAATATTCAGCACGTCTTACAAACGGTGTAGAGATCGATAAATCGGTAGCTGATACAGGTACGAATATGCTCGTAGGAGCCAATCTGAATACAGGCGCCAAGTCCGTTATCAATGCCTGGTTGTATGCTTTTTTCCCTAAGAAAATAGGAGAATATAACCTGAATGGTCTTACTGTAAACGGATTGCAAAAGGGGGCTAAAATTCGTCTTGTAACACCATCCTTATGGGCTTACGGACATCAGACTGTCGGAAAAGTTCCTGAAGATGCTCCGCTTGATTTTACAATAGAAGTATTGGATATAAAAGATTAA
- the gldB gene encoding gliding motility lipoprotein GldB, with the protein MLKFPHSTQIYLFFFILTFLSCKEGGRNDIDTSKIDINIKIERFDQDFSQLDSTRVLQQNAGWQKKYGQFYADYIQLMLHAGNPSDSLSVQRNLRTISRQPDFKALSASVAKVFPDLKKQEEGLTEAFKRMKYFFPELHIPRFISFYSGFEVQTPIGEDYIGIGLDMFLGSNSEFYPALVSTIPLYISKRFTPENIVPRVTESFIREELYPQQEGDVNTLQHMIYQGKILYAMDQVMPDVADSLKIGYSAQQMKWAEAYEKEIWAWFIQENLLYNTDYLRIQKYFAEAPFTPELGENNESAPKLGSYIGWQIVRKYMDKHPESDLKKLFAIKDAQLILDESKYKGKK; encoded by the coding sequence ATGCTGAAATTCCCTCATTCTACACAAATCTATCTCTTTTTTTTCATACTTACTTTTCTTTCCTGTAAAGAAGGGGGGCGTAATGATATTGATACGTCTAAAATTGACATAAATATTAAAATTGAACGATTTGATCAGGATTTTAGTCAGCTGGATTCTACCCGGGTACTGCAGCAAAATGCCGGATGGCAGAAAAAATACGGTCAGTTTTACGCAGATTATATTCAGTTGATGTTGCATGCAGGCAATCCTTCAGATTCTCTATCTGTGCAGCGTAATTTGCGAACGATTTCCCGGCAACCTGATTTTAAAGCACTGAGCGCTTCCGTTGCAAAGGTATTTCCGGATCTGAAAAAACAGGAAGAAGGATTGACAGAGGCTTTTAAAAGAATGAAATACTTCTTTCCCGAATTACATATCCCTCGCTTTATCTCTTTCTATTCCGGATTTGAGGTACAGACCCCCATCGGGGAAGATTATATCGGAATTGGATTGGATATGTTTCTGGGAAGTAACTCCGAATTCTATCCGGCTCTGGTATCGACTATTCCTTTGTATATTTCTAAAAGATTTACCCCTGAAAATATTGTTCCACGCGTGACAGAGAGTTTTATTCGGGAGGAACTGTATCCCCAGCAAGAGGGAGATGTAAATACACTGCAGCATATGATCTATCAGGGTAAAATCCTGTATGCAATGGACCAGGTAATGCCTGATGTCGCAGACAGCCTCAAAATCGGGTATAGCGCACAACAGATGAAATGGGCAGAGGCTTATGAAAAGGAAATCTGGGCCTGGTTTATTCAGGAAAATCTGCTGTATAATACCGATTATCTGCGTATCCAAAAGTATTTTGCAGAAGCTCCTTTTACTCCGGAGCTAGGTGAAAACAATGAATCTGCACCAAAACTCGGTAGCTATATCGGATGGCAGATTGTCCGTAAATATATGGACAAACATCCCGAATCGGACCTCAAAAAACTGTTTGCTATCAAAGATGCTCAGCTGATTCTGGATGAGTCAAAGTACAAAGGGAAGAAGTAA
- a CDS encoding FKBP-type peptidyl-prolyl cis-trans isomerase: MKNVFRIIAIGLVGTFIFASCNKSDDTDWNKLIEEQRIKDSIENARIKGIIANQAPQLKSYAETNFTNAKLDTATGIWYQVITEGEASSYTYRFNSMGNGIVAPEVTVKFKEKLINGTVTDQTETDKTTTYLLSNRPYAWHTAFLPKTLSYNNQDVKIGGLTANGLKKNSQIRFISPSPWVYDTKEVKDKDGNVKIAANSPIVYEIEVVDIK, translated from the coding sequence ATGAAAAATGTATTTAGAATTATCGCTATTGGATTAGTGGGGACCTTTATTTTTGCATCTTGTAACAAGAGTGATGATACAGATTGGAACAAATTAATTGAAGAGCAGAGAATCAAAGATTCTATTGAAAATGCAAGAATTAAAGGAATAATTGCAAATCAGGCACCTCAGCTAAAATCATATGCTGAAACAAATTTCACAAATGCTAAATTAGATACAGCGACAGGAATCTGGTACCAAGTCATTACAGAAGGCGAAGCAAGTTCTTATACGTATAGATTTAACTCCATGGGGAATGGAATTGTTGCACCCGAAGTAACTGTTAAATTTAAAGAGAAATTAATCAATGGTACTGTAACAGATCAGACTGAAACGGACAAAACGACTACATATCTGTTATCTAACCGTCCATATGCGTGGCATACAGCCTTCTTACCAAAAACACTTTCCTACAACAATCAGGATGTAAAAATTGGTGGATTAACAGCTAATGGATTAAAGAAAAACTCTCAAATCCGCTTTATCTCCCCTTCACCTTGGGTTTATGATACTAAAGAAGTAAAAGATAAAGATGGTAACGTAAAGATTGCCGCAAACTCTCCGATTGTATATGAAATCGAAGTCGTAGATATCAAATAA